A single window of Helicobacter pylori DNA harbors:
- a CDS encoding FkbM family methyltransferase: protein MADKSVNEPILNIPKENCSFIKKFIGCSNDKDFITLDTWVNNSQVGEGDLMLQMDIEGGEYLALISASDALLDRFRIIALEIHRLKYLWDNNYFEMVQSTMNKILKTHYCVHLHPNNCCAPHHHNGLGIVEVIECTFIRKDRVKHILGYCDEFPHPLDADNVVEHPTLILPRNWYGG from the coding sequence ATGGCAGACAAATCGGTCAATGAGCCGATATTGAACATCCCCAAAGAAAACTGCTCCTTTATCAAAAAATTCATCGGTTGTTCCAACGACAAAGACTTCATCACTTTGGACACTTGGGTCAATAACTCTCAAGTGGGCGAAGGGGATTTAATGTTGCAAATGGACATTGAAGGGGGCGAATACCTCGCTCTCATTAGTGCGAGCGATGCGCTATTAGATCGCTTCAGAATCATTGCTCTAGAGATCCATAGGCTGAAATATTTGTGGGATAACAACTATTTTGAAATGGTTCAAAGCACTATGAATAAGATTTTAAAAACGCATTATTGCGTGCATTTGCACCCCAATAATTGTTGTGCCCCTCACCATCACAATGGGTTAGGTATCGTTGAAGTCATAGAATGCACTTTCATCAGAAAGGATCGGGTAAAACACATCTTGGGCTATTGCGATGAGTTCCCGCATCCATTAGATGCTGACAATGTGGTTGAACACCCCACGCTTATCCTACCTAGAAATTGGTATGGAGGCTGA
- a CDS encoding SAM-dependent methyltransferase, whose amino-acid sequence MQTLFKEVTPKRYVNGNEMKENPSNVLDQYFTKPSVALKCFQKACEVIKKYENLDDFIFLEPSAGDGVFYDLFPKNRRIGIDIEPKRDGFIQCDFLNYKLPTHQKVICLGNPPFGHRGVMALEFINHARSCDFVCFILPMFFESQGKGSIKYRVKGLNLLYSERLEKNAFIDFKNKEVDVHCVFQIWSKKYQNKKSEFSWYKNRHKEPFSEYIKVFTVSLAKNRECGKEWIFNQKASFYISSTFYKSTQIVENFEEVKYQSGIAVVFTSTDKVLNAKLKKLFKEIDWTKYASLATNSCYHLGKSHIFQALHDHLDSLKDN is encoded by the coding sequence ATGCAAACCTTGTTTAAAGAAGTTACCCCTAAACGCTATGTCAATGGCAATGAGATGAAAGAAAATCCTAGCAATGTTCTAGATCAGTATTTCACTAAGCCTAGTGTGGCTTTAAAATGCTTTCAAAAAGCTTGTGAGGTTATTAAAAAATACGAAAATCTAGATGACTTTATTTTTTTAGAGCCAAGTGCAGGTGATGGGGTGTTTTATGACTTGTTTCCTAAAAATAGACGCATTGGTATAGACATTGAACCTAAAAGAGATGGATTTATTCAATGCGATTTTTTAAATTATAAATTGCCCACACATCAAAAAGTGATTTGCTTGGGCAACCCTCCTTTTGGGCATCGTGGGGTTATGGCGTTAGAATTTATCAACCATGCTAGAAGTTGTGATTTTGTGTGTTTTATCCTACCCATGTTCTTTGAAAGTCAAGGAAAAGGCTCTATTAAGTATCGTGTGAAAGGTTTGAATCTGCTTTATAGCGAACGCTTAGAAAAAAATGCGTTTATAGATTTTAAAAATAAAGAAGTGGATGTGCATTGCGTGTTTCAAATTTGGAGCAAAAAATATCAAAACAAAAAAAGTGAATTTTCTTGGTATAAGAATCGCCATAAAGAACCCTTTAGCGAATATATCAAGGTTTTCACGGTTTCATTGGCTAAAAACAGAGAATGCGGTAAAGAGTGGATTTTTAATCAAAAAGCGTCTTTTTACATTTCATCAACTTTTTATAAAAGTACACAAATTGTAGAGAACTTTGAGGAAGTTAAGTATCAATCTGGTATTGCTGTGGTATTTACCAGCACTGACAAGGTTTTAAACGCTAAATTAAAAAAACTATTCAAAGAGATTGATTGGACAAAATACGCAAGTTTAGCGACTAATTCTTGCTATCATTTAGGAAAAAGCCATATTTTTCAAGCCCTACATGATCATTTGGATAGTTTAAAGGATAATTGA
- a CDS encoding Laminin subunit alpha-2 precursor: protein MSKISNHYNPSLMVRDYHTQRVGSHTKNGEKEENKEIQNLSENDEKIKLAKQAKQDNLAIGDLESRLKSLKGMDKDAKELVGISKSYAHNNEKDRSDFERFKSRLDKAIDSFNQKSGNDSLKLPSNIDIDDTKALEKFSKSLESEKENIQNSLHQWKKQLAETNHLNKEYNTLDKTRLNAQKFQDVHDTSKITPSRLQDLLA, encoded by the coding sequence ATGTCTAAGATTTCAAATCACTATAACCCGTCTTTGATGGTGAGGGATTACCATACTCAAAGGGTTGGTTCGCACACAAAAAATGGAGAAAAAGAAGAAAATAAGGAAATTCAAAATCTTTCAGAGAATGATGAAAAGATCAAATTAGCCAAACAAGCTAAGCAGGATAACCTAGCCATAGGGGATTTAGAAAGCCGCCTCAAAAGCTTAAAGGGCATGGATAAAGACGCTAAAGAATTGGTGGGGATTTCTAAATCTTACGCTCATAATAATGAAAAAGATCGAAGCGATTTTGAGCGTTTTAAAAGCCGTTTGGATAAAGCGATTGATTCTTTCAACCAAAAATCAGGCAATGATAGTTTGAAACTCCCTAGCAATATTGACATTGACGACACGAAAGCTTTGGAGAAATTTTCAAAATCATTAGAAAGTGAGAAAGAAAACATTCAAAACTCTTTGCACCAGTGGAAAAAACAGCTCGCTGAAACGAATCACTTGAACAAGGAATACAACACCTTAGATAAAACGAGACTGAACGCTCAAAAATTCCAAGATGTTCATGACACAAGCAAGATCACCCCATCTCGCTTGCAAGACTTACTCGCTTGA
- the pseC gene encoding UDP-4-amino-4,6-dideoxy-N-acetyl-beta-L-altrosamine transaminase has protein sequence MKEFAYSEPCLDEEDKKAVLEVLNSKQITQGKRSLLFEEALCEFLGVKHALVFNSATSALLTLYRNFSGFNADCNEIITTPISFVATANMLLESGYRPVFAEVKNDGNIDELALEKLITKKTKAIVSVDYAGKSVEIGSIQKLCKKHSLSFLSDSSHALGSEYQNKKVGGFALASVFSFHAIKPITTAEGGAVVTNDSELYEKMKLFRSHGMLKKDFFEGEVKSIGHNFRLNEIQSALGLSQLKKAPLLMQKREEIALVYDRIFKDNPYFTPLHLLLKYQSSNHLYPILMDQKFFTFKRSILESLHKLGILAQVHYKPIYQYQLYQQLFNTAPLKSAEDFYNAEISLPCHANLDLESVKSIAHGVLKTFEGFKID, from the coding sequence TTGAAAGAGTTTGCTTATAGCGAGCCTTGTTTAGACGAAGAAGATAAAAAGGCTGTTTTAGAGGTTTTAAATTCCAAACAGATCACCCAGGGCAAACGCTCTCTTTTATTTGAAGAAGCTTTGTGCGAGTTTTTGGGCGTTAAGCATGCGTTGGTGTTTAACAGTGCGACTTCAGCCCTTTTAACGCTTTATAGGAATTTTAGCGGATTTAACGCTGATTGCAATGAAATAATCACCACCCCTATAAGCTTTGTAGCGACGGCTAACATGCTCTTAGAGAGTGGTTATAGACCCGTGTTTGCTGAAGTCAAAAACGATGGCAATATAGATGAATTGGCCCTAGAAAAGCTCATTACTAAAAAAACCAAAGCCATAGTGAGCGTGGATTATGCCGGTAAAAGCGTAGAAATAGGAAGCATTCAAAAGCTTTGCAAAAAACATTCTTTGAGTTTTCTTTCTGACAGCTCGCATGCTCTAGGGAGCGAGTATCAAAACAAAAAAGTAGGAGGCTTTGCGTTAGCGAGCGTGTTTAGTTTCCATGCCATTAAGCCTATCACTACGGCTGAGGGGGGAGCGGTCGTTACTAACGATAGCGAATTATATGAAAAAATGAAATTGTTTCGCTCTCATGGCATGCTCAAAAAAGATTTTTTTGAAGGCGAAGTCAAAAGCATAGGGCATAACTTCCGCTTGAATGAAATCCAAAGCGCTTTGGGTTTGAGCCAGCTTAAAAAAGCCCCCCTTTTAATGCAAAAAAGAGAAGAAATCGCTCTAGTTTATGACAGGATTTTTAAAGATAACCCTTATTTCACTCCTTTACACCTCTTGTTAAAATATCAAAGCTCTAACCACCTTTATCCTATTTTAATGGATCAAAAATTTTTTACATTTAAAAGATCCATTTTAGAAAGTTTGCACAAGCTTGGCATTTTAGCCCAAGTGCATTACAAACCCATTTACCAATACCAGTTGTACCAACAGCTCTTCAACACAGCCCCATTAAAAAGCGCAGAGGATTTTTATAACGCTGAAATTTCCTTGCCTTGTCATGCGAATTTAGATTTAGAGAGCGTTAAAAGCATCGCTCATGGCGTTTTAAAAACTTTTGAGGGTTTTAAAATAGATTGA
- a CDS encoding ribonucleotide-diphosphate reductase subunit beta: MEVSRKKIYNPDSTESVNERKIFGGNPTSMFDLNKIKYQWADHLWKTMLANTWFAEEVSMNDDKRDYLKLSAEEKIGYDRALAQLIFMDSLQTNNLIDNVNPFITSPEINLCLVRQAYEEALHSHAYAVMVESISANTEEIYDMWRNDMQLKSKNDYIAQVYMELAKNPTEENILKALFANQILEGIYFYSGFSYFYTLARSGKMLGSAQMIRFIQRDEVTHLILFQNMINALRNERADLFTPQLINEVIGMFKKAVEIEASWGDYITQGKILGLTSSLIEQYIQFLADSRLSKVGIAKVYGVQHPIKWVESFSSFNEQRSNFFEARVSNYAKGSVSFDDF, encoded by the coding sequence ATGGAAGTTTCACGCAAGAAAATTTACAACCCCGATTCTACAGAAAGTGTGAATGAAAGAAAGATTTTTGGGGGTAATCCTACAAGCATGTTTGATTTGAATAAAATCAAGTATCAATGGGCGGATCATTTGTGGAAAACGATGCTCGCTAACACCTGGTTTGCTGAAGAAGTGAGCATGAACGATGACAAAAGGGATTATTTGAAATTAAGCGCAGAAGAAAAGATCGGCTATGACAGAGCTTTAGCGCAACTCATTTTTATGGATAGCTTGCAAACCAATAATTTAATTGACAATGTCAATCCCTTTATCACCAGTCCCGAAATCAATTTGTGTTTGGTGCGTCAAGCTTATGAAGAAGCCTTACACAGCCATGCGTATGCGGTGATGGTAGAAAGCATTAGCGCGAATACTGAAGAGATTTATGACATGTGGCGTAACGATATGCAATTAAAAAGCAAGAATGACTATATCGCGCAAGTGTATATGGAATTAGCCAAAAACCCTACAGAAGAAAACATTCTCAAAGCGCTTTTTGCTAACCAGATTTTAGAGGGGATTTATTTTTATAGCGGGTTTAGCTATTTTTACACTTTGGCTAGGAGTGGTAAAATGCTAGGATCAGCGCAAATGATCCGTTTTATCCAAAGAGATGAGGTAACGCATTTGATTTTATTCCAAAACATGATCAACGCTTTAAGGAATGAAAGAGCGGATCTATTCACGCCACAATTGATTAATGAAGTCATAGGAATGTTTAAAAAAGCGGTAGAAATTGAAGCTTCATGGGGGGATTATATCACGCAAGGCAAGATTTTAGGGCTCACTTCAAGCTTGATTGAGCAATACATCCAGTTTTTAGCGGATAGCCGTTTGAGTAAGGTGGGTATCGCTAAAGTTTATGGCGTCCAACACCCCATTAAATGGGTAGAAAGCTTTTCAAGTTTCAATGAGCAACGCTCCAATTTCTTTGAAGCTAGGGTGAGCAATTACGCTAAAGGGAGCGTGAGTTTTGATGATTTTTAA
- the pcm gene encoding protein-L-isoaspartate O-methyltransferase yields the protein MNSIKNHLMCEEIHKRFHLHPKVRKAMESIEREVFVPAPFKHFAYTLNALSMQAQQYISSPLTVAKMTQYLEIDHVDSVLEIGCGSGYQAAVLSQIFRRVFSVERIESLYLEARLRLKNLGLDNVHVKFADGNKGWDQYAPYDRILFSACAKNIPQALIDQLEEGGILVAPIQENNEQVIKRFVKQNNALRVQKVLEKCSFVPVVDGVQ from the coding sequence TTGAATAGTATCAAAAACCATTTGATGTGTGAAGAAATCCACAAGCGTTTTCATTTGCACCCTAAAGTGAGGAAGGCTATGGAGAGCATTGAAAGGGAGGTTTTTGTGCCAGCCCCCTTTAAACACTTTGCCTACACTTTAAACGCGCTTTCTATGCAAGCGCAACAATACATTTCTTCGCCCCTAACCGTGGCCAAAATGACGCAATATTTAGAAATCGATCATGTGGATAGCGTGCTAGAAATTGGCTGCGGGAGCGGCTATCAAGCGGCGGTGCTGTCTCAAATTTTCAGGCGCGTTTTTAGCGTTGAAAGGATTGAAAGCCTGTATTTAGAAGCGCGTTTGCGCCTTAAAAATCTCGGTTTAGACAACGTTCATGTTAAATTCGCTGATGGGAACAAGGGCTGGGATCAATACGCCCCCTATGATAGGATTTTGTTCTCTGCTTGCGCTAAAAATATCCCTCAAGCGCTTATTGATCAGCTTGAAGAAGGCGGGATATTAGTCGCGCCCATTCAAGAAAACAACGAGCAAGTGATCAAACGCTTTGTGAAGCAAAATAACGCCTTGCGCGTCCAAAAAGTGTTAGAAAAATGCTCGTTTGTGCCTGTTGTAGATGGGGTGCAATAA
- a CDS encoding LptF/LptG family permease: MIKHYLFMAVSQVFFSFFLVLFFISSIVLLISIASVTLVIKVSFLDLVQLFLYSLPGTIFFILPITFFAACALGLSRLSYDHELLVFFSLGVSPKTMTKAFVPLSLLVSAILLVFSLILIPTSKSAYYGFLRQKKDKIDINIRAGEFGQKLGDWLVYVDKAENNSYDNLVLFSNKSLSQESFILAQKGNINNQNGVFELNLYKGHAYFTQGDKMRKVDFEELHLRNKLKSFNSNDAAYLQGTDYLGYWKKAFGKNANKNQKRRFSQAILVSLFPLASVFLIPLFGIANPRFKTNWSYFYVLGAVGVYFLMVHVISTDLFLMTFFFPFIWAFASYLLFRKFILKRY; this comes from the coding sequence ATGATTAAACACTATCTTTTCATGGCGGTTTCGCAAGTCTTTTTCTCTTTCTTTTTAGTGCTGTTTTTTATCTCTTCTATCGTGCTATTAATCAGTATTGCAAGCGTAACGCTCGTGATTAAAGTGAGCTTTTTGGATCTGGTGCAACTCTTTTTGTATTCCTTGCCAGGAACCATTTTTTTTATTTTGCCGATCACTTTTTTTGCGGCTTGCGCTTTGGGGCTTTCAAGGCTTAGCTATGACCATGAATTGTTAGTGTTTTTCTCTTTAGGGGTTTCGCCTAAAACAATGACTAAAGCGTTTGTGCCTTTAAGTTTGTTAGTGAGCGCGATTTTATTAGTGTTTTCGCTCATTTTAATCCCCACTTCTAAGAGCGCTTATTACGGGTTTTTGCGTCAAAAAAAAGACAAGATTGACATTAACATCAGAGCCGGTGAATTCGGGCAAAAATTAGGCGATTGGCTCGTGTATGTGGATAAGGCTGAGAACAATTCCTATGATAATTTAGTGCTTTTTTCCAATAAAAGCCTTTCTCAAGAAAGCTTCATTCTAGCCCAAAAAGGCAATATCAACAATCAAAACGGCGTGTTTGAATTGAATTTATACAAAGGGCATGCGTATTTCACTCAAGGCGATAAAATGCGTAAAGTTGATTTTGAAGAATTGCATTTGCGCAACAAGCTCAAGTCTTTCAATTCTAATGATGCGGCTTATTTGCAAGGCACGGATTATTTAGGTTATTGGAAAAAAGCCTTTGGTAAAAACGCTAATAAAAATCAAAAACGCCGTTTTTCTCAAGCGATTTTAGTTTCATTGTTCCCTTTAGCGAGCGTGTTTTTGATCCCCTTATTTGGCATCGCCAACCCTCGATTCAAAACGAATTGGAGTTATTTTTATGTCCTTGGAGCGGTTGGGGTTTATTTTTTAATGGTGCATGTGATTTCTACGGATTTGTTTTTGATGACCTTTTTCTTCCCCTTTATTTGGGCGTTTGCCTCTTATTTATTGTTTAGAAAATTCATTTTAAAGCGTTATTAA
- the truA gene encoding tRNA pseudouridine(38-40) synthase TruA: protein MRCFKATIAYDGAYFLGYAKQPNKLGVQDKIESTLNMLGIKSAVIAAGRTDKGVHANNQVLSFHAPKHWNADKLFYYLAPKLAPHIVLKKLEEKNFHARFDAQKRAYRYLLTKNLKTPFLAPYIACGDYGSLDLLNTALKQFTGKHDFSMFKKEGGAITNPNRIIFNALAYTAFIMGHECVVFKIIGDAFLRSSVRLIIQACVQYSLEKITLAEIEMQIHNLKATIRTPIMANGLYLHRVYY from the coding sequence ATGCGTTGCTTTAAGGCTACTATCGCTTATGATGGGGCGTATTTTTTAGGCTATGCCAAACAGCCCAACAAACTCGGCGTTCAAGATAAAATAGAAAGCACTTTAAACATGCTAGGGATTAAAAGTGCAGTCATAGCAGCCGGGCGCACGGATAAAGGCGTGCATGCCAACAACCAGGTTTTGTCTTTTCACGCTCCAAAACACTGGAACGCTGATAAATTATTTTATTATCTAGCCCCCAAACTCGCCCCGCATATTGTCTTAAAAAAACTAGAAGAAAAAAACTTCCATGCGCGTTTTGACGCTCAAAAAAGAGCGTATCGTTACCTTTTGACGAAGAATTTAAAAACGCCTTTTTTAGCACCTTATATCGCTTGTGGGGATTATGGCTCACTAGATTTATTAAATACCGCTTTAAAGCAATTCACAGGCAAGCATGATTTTTCCATGTTTAAAAAAGAAGGCGGGGCGATAACCAATCCTAATCGCATCATTTTTAACGCTTTGGCTTATACAGCCTTTATCATGGGGCATGAGTGCGTGGTGTTTAAAATCATTGGCGATGCGTTTTTACGCTCCAGCGTGCGTTTGATCATTCAAGCATGCGTTCAATACTCCTTAGAAAAAATCACGCTCGCTGAAATTGAAATGCAAATCCACAACCTCAAAGCCACTATAAGAACGCCCATAATGGCTAATGGCTTGTATTTGCACAGGGTGTATTATTGA
- the galE gene encoding UDP-glucose 4-epimerase GalE produces MALLFTGACGYIGSHTARAFLEKTKENIIIVDDLSTGFLEHIKALERYYPNRVVFIQANLNETHKLDAFLNKQQLKDPIEAILHFGAKISVEESTRLPLEYYTNNTLNTLELVKLCLKHAIKRFIFSSTAVVYGESSSSLNEESPLNPINPYGASKMMSERILLDTSKITDFKCVILRYFNVAGACMHNDYTTPYTLGQRTLNATHLIKIACECAVGKRKKMGIFGTNYPTRDGTCIRDYIHVDDLANAHLASYHTLLEKNKSEIYNVGYNQGHSVKEVIEKVKEISNNDFLVEILDKRQGDPASLIANNAKILQNTPFKPLYDNLDTIIKSALDWEEHLLKFQ; encoded by the coding sequence ATGGCATTATTATTCACAGGGGCGTGCGGGTATATAGGCTCGCATACCGCAAGGGCGTTTTTAGAAAAAACCAAAGAAAACATCATTATTGTAGATGACTTAAGCACCGGTTTTTTAGAGCATATCAAAGCGTTAGAGCGTTACTACCCTAATAGGGTTGTGTTTATTCAAGCGAATTTGAATGAAACGCACAAATTAGACGCCTTTTTGAATAAGCAACAGCTAAAAGACCCCATTGAAGCCATTTTGCATTTTGGGGCTAAAATCTCAGTAGAAGAATCCACGCGTTTGCCTTTAGAATACTACACCAACAACACGCTCAACACTTTAGAGCTTGTCAAACTTTGCTTAAAACATGCGATCAAGCGTTTTATTTTTTCTTCCACAGCTGTGGTTTATGGCGAATCTAGTTCAAGCTTGAACGAAGAAAGCCCCTTAAACCCCATTAATCCTTATGGAGCGTCTAAAATGATGAGCGAAAGGATTTTGTTGGACACTTCTAAAATAACGGATTTTAAATGCGTTATTTTGCGCTATTTCAATGTGGCTGGGGCATGCATGCATAATGATTATACCACCCCTTACACGCTAGGACAGCGCACGCTCAACGCCACGCATTTGATCAAAATCGCATGCGAATGCGCGGTGGGGAAAAGGAAAAAAATGGGGATTTTTGGCACTAATTACCCCACTAGAGATGGCACTTGCATTAGGGATTATATCCATGTAGATGATTTGGCTAACGCGCATTTAGCGAGCTATCACACTCTTTTAGAAAAAAATAAGAGCGAGATCTATAATGTCGGCTACAATCAAGGCCATAGCGTGAAAGAAGTGATAGAAAAGGTTAAAGAAATCTCAAACAACGATTTTTTAGTGGAAATCTTAGACAAACGACAGGGCGATCCAGCAAGCCTTATTGCCAATAACGCTAAAATCTTACAAAACACCCCTTTCAAACCCCTTTATGACAACCTAGACACCATTATCAAAAGCGCTCTAGATTGGGAAGAACACCTTTTGAAATTTCAATAA
- a CDS encoding SDR family oxidoreductase: MAHILVSGATSGFGLEIAKAFLQKNHVVFGTGRRQENLQKLQLAYPKRFIPLCFDLQNKLETKRAIEAIFSMTDRIDALINNAGLALGLNKAYECELDDWEIMIDTNIRGLLYLTRLILPSMIEHDQGTIINLGSIAGTYPYPGGNVYGASKAFVKQFSLNLRADLAGTNIRVSNVEPGLCGETEFSMVRFKGDKIKAQSVYENTLYLKPQDIANIVLWIYEQPSHVNINRIEIMPTSQTFAPLPTHKSP; encoded by the coding sequence ATGGCGCACATTTTAGTTAGCGGGGCGACTTCAGGGTTTGGGTTAGAAATCGCTAAGGCGTTTTTACAAAAAAACCATGTGGTTTTTGGCACAGGGAGGCGGCAAGAGAATTTACAAAAATTGCAGCTCGCTTATCCCAAGCGTTTCATTCCCCTGTGTTTTGATCTTCAAAACAAGCTTGAAACTAAGCGGGCGATAGAGGCTATTTTTTCCATGACGGATCGCATTGACGCTCTGATCAATAACGCCGGCTTAGCGCTAGGCTTAAACAAGGCTTATGAATGCGAGTTAGACGACTGGGAAATCATGATAGACACGAATATCAGGGGGTTGTTGTATCTCACTCGTTTGATCTTGCCCTCTATGATAGAGCATGACCAAGGGACTATCATCAATCTTGGTTCTATCGCTGGCACTTACCCCTATCCCGGCGGGAATGTCTATGGAGCGAGCAAGGCGTTTGTGAAGCAATTTTCTTTAAATTTGCGAGCGGATTTGGCTGGCACTAACATTAGAGTGAGCAATGTTGAACCCGGTTTGTGCGGCGAAACCGAATTCAGCATGGTGCGTTTTAAGGGCGATAAAATCAAAGCCCAATCCGTCTATGAAAACACCCTTTACCTCAAGCCACAAGATATTGCTAACATTGTGCTATGGATTTACGAACAACCCTCGCATGTCAATATCAACCGCATAGAAATCATGCCCACAAGCCAAACTTTCGCTCCCCTACCCACCCATAAAAGCCCTTAA